Genomic segment of Murdochiella vaginalis:
AATTGCCTGATGATTTCCGCTCAAAAGCACGTCGGGTACTTCGTATCCGCGAAAGTTTCGCGGTTTGGTATATTCATCATATTGAAGCAGCAGATTGGCATGGGAGTCGCTTGCGGCGCTCTCAGGATTCCCCAGCACATCATCCACCCAACGCACCACCGTATCCACCAGCACCATTGCCGGAAGCTCTCCTCCGGTTAAGACGTAATCCCCGATGGAAATTTCTTCGTCCACGTAATAGTTCGTAATGCGGGCATCAATGCCTTCATAGTGGCCGCAGAGTAAAACGAGATGATCGTGCTGCGCAAGCTCCCGCGCCTTAGCTTGATTCAGAACGCTTCCCTGCGGACTTAAAAACACCACGTGCGCATTCGGCGTTCGCACTGCCTCCAAAGCATCATAGAGCACATCCGGTTTCATCAGCATGCCTGCGGCTCCGCCAAATACCGTATCATCCACGCTTTTATGCCGATCTTTGGCATAGTCGCGAATTTGATGCGTCTGTAAGGTGAGGATTCCGTTTTCCAAAGCGCGGCCAATGACCCCGTACGCACGAAGAAGGTCGAACAGCTCCGGAAAAAGTGTCAAAATGTCGATCTTCATTCCATTCCCTCAATCAGCGCAACACGCATGTAATGATGCTCCACATCCACCTTACGGATGAACGATTTTACGGCAGGAAGAAGAATGTCCTTGCCTTCCTTCGTTCGAATCCGGTAAAGATCTTGTGCCGGATACTCTATCACTTCCTCCAAAATCCCCAGAAGCGATTCGTCCTCACGAAATACCTGCATACCGAGAAGATCCTTGACGTAATAGTGATCCTTTTTCGGTTTGGGAAGGCTTTCTTCCGAAATGAGAAGAGATTCTCCGACCAGCTTTTGTGCTTCTTCCGGTGAGGAAATTTCCGCAAACTGCAGATAACCGAATTGTCCTTGCGCACGATAGCGCGTAACGGTCAGTGTTCTTCCGGATTCGCTTGTAAGCGTACTTCCCTGCGGAAACCGATCGGCTCGATCATCTGCCATCCGAACCTTGATTTCTCCGGATAAGCCCCGTATGCGTAGTACTTCGGCCACGACGATCAGGCCGCTCTTCATGAATCAATATCCAAATTGACTTTGACGTTTTCTTTAATGGCGCAGGCCTTCAGCACCTGACGCATGGAATTTGCGATGCGTCCTTGCTTACCGATCACCTTGCCCATGTCATCGGGATGGACATGCAACGATAGCGTAACCACGCCGTCATTGGCCTCCTCACGAATCGTAAGCTCTTCCGGATGATCCACCAGCCCTTTTGCCATAGTAAATAGCAATTCTTTCATCTTAGGCCTCGGTAGTTTCGTCTTCGGCCTTCACTTCTTCCTTTTCGGAAGCCGGTTCGCTCACCGCTTCTTGCTTTTCTTCCGCTGTTTCCTTCTTGGTGTCGACAAAATCAACGACTTTTGCCTTGGGCTTGCGCTCCGTAGAAAGTCCCGAAGCGACGACGCCCTCTGCTTCCATGACGCCATATTCGCGGAACAGGCGTTTAATGGTGTCGGAAGGTTGTGCGCCATTCGCGATCCAGTTTTTTACCTTGTCGGCATCCACCCGGAACATGCGCGGTTCGGAAATGGGATTGTAGAAACCAATCTCTTCGATAAAGCGACCATTCCGTGCGCGACGGGAATCCGCCACAACAATGCGGTAAAACGGTGCTTTTTTCGCGCCCAAACGTTTCATTCTGATTTTAACTGCCATTCTTTCCTCCTCAAGTGTTTAATATTCAACTCGCTATTACTGAAACGGATTTTTGAATAGGGAATTGAAGCGTTTTTTACCCTTCTTAAACTGTTCCATTTTCTTCATCAGCTTCTTGGAATCCTTAAATTGTTTAAGAAGGCGGTTCACCATGACCGGGTCATTGCCCGATCCTTTCGCGATGCGAGCACGGCGGGAATTCGAAATGATGTCCGGCTTGCGACGTTCCTCATCGGTCATAGAGGAAAGTATCGCTTCCAGACGTTTGATCTGCTTGTCATCAATGTTCACGCCGGCCATCTGTTTGGCATTCATGCCCGGGATGAGCTTGAGCAGATCCTCAAGCGGCCCCATGTTCTGCATCTGTCGGAGCTGTTCGCGAAAATCGTTCAGGTCGTATTTCTGAGAACGCATTTTCTCTTCCAGCTCTTTGGCTTTTTCCCGGTCCAGCGCCGATTCGGCTTTTTCGATGAGCGTGAGCACATCGCCCATGCCAAGAATACGGCTGACCAGGCGATCGGGATGAAACTCCTCAATCTGGTCAAGTTTTTCTCCCGTGCCGATCAGTTTAATCGGCTTATGGGTTACCGCGCGTACCGAAAGCGCTGCGCCTCCGCGCGCGTCACCGTCCAATTTGGAAAGCACCACACCGGTAATGTCCACGGCTTCGTTGAAAGTCTTGGCGACATTCACGGCCTCCTGACCGGTCATGGCGTCAACGACGAGCAGGGTTTCGGTAACGGGTACCGTCTCTTTGATGCGTTGCAATTCCCGCATGAGCTCATCGTCAATTTGTAAACGTCCGGCGGTATCTATGATCAGTGGATCATGCCCTGTTCGCACCGCTTCGTCATAGGCACGTTTTGCAATGTCCACCGGATCGGCGTCCACTCCTAAGGAAAACACCGGCGTTTTCACCTGTTCTCCCACCACCTGCAGCTGTTTAATAGCTGCAGGACGGTAGACATCGCAAGCGACAAGCATGGGCCTGCGCTGTTTCTTCTGATACCAGTTGGCCAGCTTCGCTGCGTGGGTCGTTTTTCCCGAGCCCTGGAGACCGCACATCATGATGACGGTCGGCGCTTTTGGCGCGCTGCGTAAAGCCATATCGTCATCGGACATCAAGGTGACCAGCTCTTCACGAACAATCTTGATCACCATCTGTCCGGGCGTCAAAGATTTCATTACGTTTTCGCCTACGGCACGCTCTTTAACCTGTGCCACAAACTCTTTCACGACTTTGTAGTTGACATCGGCTTCCAGAAGCGCCAGACGAATTTCGCGCATCGCCTGATCCACGTCTTTTTGACCCAGCTTCCCTTTTCTCGTCAAGCGAGAAAACGTCGCTTGGAGGCGTTCGGCTAAATTGTCAAACATGGTCTCCTCCTCTCTGCGAAAGAATTGTTTTTTTTATCTCTTCCGCTATGAAGTATGCGTTGGGTGGGCGTCCTTTGCATCGCGTGTACGCGAGAGCGAGGCCGACAGGCGCTGGAGCGCCCGACGGGCGGGAAGAGCTTT
This window contains:
- a CDS encoding KH domain-containing protein — translated: MKELLFTMAKGLVDHPEELTIREEANDGVVTLSLHVHPDDMGKVIGKQGRIANSMRQVLKACAIKENVKVNLDIDS
- the trmD gene encoding tRNA (guanosine(37)-N1)-methyltransferase TrmD yields the protein MKIDILTLFPELFDLLRAYGVIGRALENGILTLQTHQIRDYAKDRHKSVDDTVFGGAAGMLMKPDVLYDALEAVRTPNAHVVFLSPQGSVLNQAKARELAQHDHLVLLCGHYEGIDARITNYYVDEEISIGDYVLTGGELPAMVLVDTVVRWVDDVLGNPESAASDSHANLLLQYDEYTKPRNFRGYEVPDVLLSGNHQAIAAWRDQNALENTKRKRPDLYERYLRQSGDEGGINGLH
- the rimM gene encoding ribosome maturation factor RimM (Essential for efficient processing of 16S rRNA), with product MKSGLIVVAEVLRIRGLSGEIKVRMADDRADRFPQGSTLTSESGRTLTVTRYRAQGQFGYLQFAEISSPEEAQKLVGESLLISEESLPKPKKDHYYVKDLLGMQVFREDESLLGILEEVIEYPAQDLYRIRTKEGKDILLPAVKSFIRKVDVEHHYMRVALIEGME
- the ffh gene encoding signal recognition particle protein; amino-acid sequence: MFDNLAERLQATFSRLTRKGKLGQKDVDQAMREIRLALLEADVNYKVVKEFVAQVKERAVGENVMKSLTPGQMVIKIVREELVTLMSDDDMALRSAPKAPTVIMMCGLQGSGKTTHAAKLANWYQKKQRRPMLVACDVYRPAAIKQLQVVGEQVKTPVFSLGVDADPVDIAKRAYDEAVRTGHDPLIIDTAGRLQIDDELMRELQRIKETVPVTETLLVVDAMTGQEAVNVAKTFNEAVDITGVVLSKLDGDARGGAALSVRAVTHKPIKLIGTGEKLDQIEEFHPDRLVSRILGMGDVLTLIEKAESALDREKAKELEEKMRSQKYDLNDFREQLRQMQNMGPLEDLLKLIPGMNAKQMAGVNIDDKQIKRLEAILSSMTDEERRKPDIISNSRRARIAKGSGNDPVMVNRLLKQFKDSKKLMKKMEQFKKGKKRFNSLFKNPFQ